The Rhodococcus antarcticus DNA segment CCCCCGAGCAGAAGGTGCACTACGTCGCGGCGGCGTTCCCCAGCGCCTGCGGCAAGACCAACCTCGCGATGCTGGAGCCGACCATCCCCGGCTGGCGCGTGGAGACCCTGGGCGACGACATCGCGTGGATGACCTTCGGTGACGACGGCCGGCTGCGCGCCGTGAACCCGGAGTTCGGCTTCTTCGGCGTGGCGCCGGGCACCAACTGGAAGACCAACCCCAACGCCATGCGCACCATCGAGCAGGGGAACTCGCTGTTCACCAACGTCGGCCTGACCGACGACGGCGACGTGTGGTGGGAGGGCATGGAGGGCACGCCCGAGCACCTCGTGGACTGGAAGGGCAACGACTGGGCGCCGGGCTCCGAGGCCCTCTCCAGCCACCCGAACTCGCGGTACTGCACGCCGATGAACCAGTGCCCGATCCTCGCTCCCGAGTGGAACGACCCTGAGGGCGTGCCCATCTCGGCCATCCTGTTCGGCGGTCGGCGCGCCACCACGGTGCCCCTGGTCAACGAGGCCCGCGACTGGCAGCACGGCGTGTTCATGGGGGCGACGCTCTCCAGCGAGCAGACGGCGGCGGCCGAGGGTGCCGTGGGCACCGTGCGCCGCGACCCGATGGCCATGATCCCCTTCATCGGCTACAACGTCGGCGACTACTTCCAGCACTGGATCGACCTGGGCAAGGGCGCCGACGCCGACAAGCTGCCCAAGATCTTCTACGTCAACTGGTTCCGCCGCGGCCCCGAGAAGCAGTTCCTCTGGCCCGGGTTCGGCGAGAACAGCCGCGTGCTCAAGTGGGTCATCGGCCGCCTCGAGGGCACCGCCGCCGCGGTCGAGACCCCCATCGGCCACGTCCCCACCGCCGCGGACCTGGACCTGGACGGGCTCACCGAGCCGGCCGAGGACATCGAGGCCTCGCTCGTGGTCGACGTCGACGAGTGGAAGGCGGAGATCCCGCTCATCGAGGAGTGGTTCGCCAAGATCGGCGACAAGGTCCCCACCGGTCTGCGCGACGAGCTCGAGACCCTGAAGCAGCGCCTGGGCTGACGCCCTGCTGGACCGGCCGACGGCGGGTGGACGCTCCTCGACAGGGGCGGCACCCGCCGTCGGCGCGTCCGGTGTCCCGCCGTCCACCTCCGCGCGGCCGCACCGACGGAGGCGGGCGCCGAGCCGCTGGGCGCGCACCGACGACACTCCACCGCCGCGGACGATCGGTCGGTGACGAGAGGGACGTCACAGCGTTAGGGTCGCCCGACTCGTTCACACACCTGACGGAGGACCGGCGACGATGCCTGACGCCCCGCTCGACAAGCACGGCCCACCGCCGGTGGCCTCCATCAAGAAGAGTGCCTGGAACCTGCTGCTGCTGGTGCCGCTGCTGGTGCTGTTCACGCCCCTGTACAACCGGGACACCCCGGAGCTGTTCGGGCTGCCGATGTACTACTGGTTCCAGTTCGCCTGCGTGCCGCTGGGCGTCATCGCCGTGGCGATCGTGTTCGTGAAGACGAGGCACCACTGATGGGCGGCGGGGTGCAGGTCACCGAGCTCATCGTCTTCCTGATCCTGTTCCTGGCCATCACCGTGATGGGCTTCATGGCCGGCCGCTGGAAGGCCGGCGACCACATGGAGAGCCTCGACGAGTGGGGCCTGGGTGGACGGAAGTTCGGTTCGTGGGTCACCTGGTTCCTCATCGGCGGCGACCTCTACACCGCGTACACCTTCGTGGCGGTGCCCGCGCTGGTCTTCGGGGCCGGCGCCATCGGCTTCTTCGCGCTGCCGTACACGATCGTGGTCTAC contains these protein-coding regions:
- a CDS encoding phosphoenolpyruvate carboxykinase (GTP) encodes the protein MSTASIPGLGDTETPPTQHAELLAWVREVAELTTPDRVVFADGSDAEWDRLTTRLVEAGTFTRLNDDIKPNSFIGNSDPSDVARVESRTYICSRDEADCGVTNNWMDPTEMRAVMTELYRGCMAGRTMYVVPFCMGPLEAESPKLGVEITDSEYVVVSMKVMTRMGAAALEKLGTDAPFVKALHSLGAPLADGQADVAWPCNEIKYITQFPEDREIWSYGSGYGGNALLGKKCFSLRIASVMARDEGWLAEHMLILKLISPEQKVHYVAAAFPSACGKTNLAMLEPTIPGWRVETLGDDIAWMTFGDDGRLRAVNPEFGFFGVAPGTNWKTNPNAMRTIEQGNSLFTNVGLTDDGDVWWEGMEGTPEHLVDWKGNDWAPGSEALSSHPNSRYCTPMNQCPILAPEWNDPEGVPISAILFGGRRATTVPLVNEARDWQHGVFMGATLSSEQTAAAEGAVGTVRRDPMAMIPFIGYNVGDYFQHWIDLGKGADADKLPKIFYVNWFRRGPEKQFLWPGFGENSRVLKWVIGRLEGTAAAVETPIGHVPTAADLDLDGLTEPAEDIEASLVVDVDEWKAEIPLIEEWFAKIGDKVPTGLRDELETLKQRLG
- a CDS encoding DUF3311 domain-containing protein translates to MPDAPLDKHGPPPVASIKKSAWNLLLLVPLLVLFTPLYNRDTPELFGLPMYYWFQFACVPLGVIAVAIVFVKTRHH